A single region of the Streptomyces virginiae genome encodes:
- a CDS encoding DeoR/GlpR family DNA-binding transcription regulator produces MFAAERRQLILEMVRANGAVSLRELARVVQTSEVTVRRDVRALEAEGLLDRRHGGAVLPGGFTRESGFPQKSHLATAEKTAIADVAASLVEEGEAVVVGAGTTTQELARRLARVPGLTVVTNSLLVAQALAHANRVEVVMTGGTLRGSNYALVGSGAEQSLQGLRVSRAFLSGSGLTAERGLSTSNMLSASVDRALVQAAAEVVVLADHTKLGTDTMFQTVPTDVMTRLVTDEPPPHDDRAGTELQALADQGVQITVAGGAVPSGGVDGMQGRRPRRESPLPVQRRGGPTAQLRSAAGGMLEPQAERARVADMRRR; encoded by the coding sequence GTGTTCGCTGCAGAACGTCGCCAATTGATCCTCGAAATGGTGCGGGCCAACGGAGCGGTTTCGCTCCGGGAGCTCGCCCGCGTCGTCCAGACCTCCGAAGTGACCGTACGGCGGGACGTGCGGGCACTGGAGGCAGAAGGACTCCTCGACCGCCGACACGGCGGTGCGGTATTGCCGGGCGGTTTCACGCGGGAGTCCGGCTTTCCGCAAAAGTCCCATCTCGCGACGGCGGAGAAGACCGCCATTGCCGATGTCGCCGCCTCCCTCGTCGAAGAGGGCGAGGCCGTCGTCGTCGGCGCGGGCACCACGACCCAGGAGCTGGCCCGTCGGCTCGCCCGCGTGCCCGGACTGACCGTCGTCACCAACTCGCTGCTCGTCGCCCAGGCCCTGGCCCACGCGAACCGGGTGGAGGTGGTCATGACCGGCGGCACCCTGCGCGGGTCCAACTACGCCCTCGTGGGCAGCGGAGCCGAACAGTCCCTCCAGGGGCTGCGGGTATCGCGGGCCTTCCTGTCGGGCAGCGGTCTGACCGCCGAGCGCGGGCTGTCCACGTCCAACATGCTGTCCGCCAGCGTGGACCGGGCGCTGGTGCAGGCGGCGGCGGAGGTGGTGGTGCTGGCCGACCACACGAAGCTCGGCACCGACACCATGTTCCAGACCGTGCCCACCGATGTGATGACACGTCTGGTGACGGACGAGCCGCCGCCGCACGACGACCGGGCGGGTACGGAGCTGCAGGCGCTGGCGGACCAGGGCGTGCAGATCACCGTAGCCGGCGGAGCCGTGCCCTCCGGGGGCGTGGACGGGATGCAGGGGCGGCGGCCGCGCCGCGAGTCGCCGCTGCCGGTGCAGCGGCGGGGCGGGCCGACCGCGCAGCTGCGCAGTGCCGCCGGTGGGATGCTGGAGCCGCAGGCGGAGCGGGCCCGCGTGGCCGACATGCGCCGCCGCTAG
- a CDS encoding acetyl/propionyl/methylcrotonyl-CoA carboxylase subunit alpha — protein sequence MRKVLIANRGEIAVRVARACRDAGIGSVAVYADPDRDALHVRAADEAFALGGDTPAASYLDISKVLQAAADSGADAIHPGYGFLSENADFAQAVIDAGLTWIGPPPQAIRDLGDKVAARHIAQRAGAPLVAGTPDPVSGSDEVVAFAKEHGLPIAIKAAFGGGGRGLKVARTLEEVPELYESAVREAVAAFGRGECFVERYLDKPRHVETQCLADSHGNVVVVSTRDCSLQRRHQKLVEEAPAPFLTEAQNAELYAASKAILKEAGYVGAGTVEFLVSADGLISFLEVNTRLQVEHPVTEEVSGIDLVREMFRIADGEELGYGDPVLRGHSIEFRINGEDPGRGFLPAPGTVTKFAPPSGPGVRLDAGVESGSVIGPAWDSLLAKLIVTGATREQALQRAARALAEFEVEGMATAIPFHRAVVTDPAFAPTDGSPFTVFTRWIETEFVNEIPAFTAPAADDIEDEPGRETVVVEVGGKRLEVSLPSSLGMTLARTAAAGGAKPKRRAAKKSGPAASGDTLASPMQGTIVKVAVEEGQQVNEGDLVVVLEAMKMEQPLNAHRSGTVVGLTAEVGGSVTSGATICEIKD from the coding sequence GTGCGCAAGGTGCTCATCGCCAACCGTGGCGAAATCGCTGTCCGCGTTGCTCGGGCCTGCCGGGACGCCGGGATCGGGAGCGTAGCCGTCTACGCCGATCCGGACCGGGACGCTCTGCATGTCCGCGCGGCCGACGAAGCTTTCGCGTTGGGCGGTGACACCCCGGCCGCCAGCTACCTGGACATCTCCAAGGTCCTCCAGGCCGCAGCCGACTCCGGTGCGGACGCCATCCATCCCGGATACGGCTTCCTGTCCGAGAACGCCGACTTCGCGCAGGCCGTGATCGACGCCGGCCTGACCTGGATCGGTCCGCCGCCGCAGGCCATCCGTGACCTCGGTGACAAGGTGGCCGCCCGCCACATCGCCCAGCGCGCCGGTGCGCCGCTGGTCGCCGGCACGCCGGACCCGGTCTCCGGATCCGACGAGGTCGTCGCCTTCGCCAAGGAGCACGGCCTGCCGATCGCCATCAAGGCCGCCTTCGGTGGTGGCGGTCGCGGTCTGAAGGTCGCCCGCACCCTCGAAGAGGTGCCGGAGCTCTACGAATCCGCCGTCCGTGAGGCCGTCGCCGCCTTCGGCCGCGGCGAGTGCTTCGTCGAGCGCTACCTCGACAAGCCCCGCCACGTCGAGACCCAGTGCCTGGCCGACTCGCACGGCAACGTCGTCGTCGTGTCGACCCGTGACTGCTCGCTCCAGCGCCGCCACCAGAAGCTCGTGGAGGAGGCCCCGGCACCGTTCCTGACCGAGGCTCAGAACGCGGAGCTGTACGCCGCCTCCAAGGCGATCCTGAAGGAAGCCGGCTACGTCGGCGCCGGCACCGTCGAGTTCCTCGTCTCCGCCGACGGCCTGATCTCCTTCCTGGAGGTCAACACCCGCCTCCAGGTCGAGCACCCGGTCACCGAAGAGGTCTCCGGCATCGACCTGGTCCGCGAGATGTTCCGCATCGCCGACGGCGAGGAGCTCGGCTACGGCGACCCGGTCCTGCGCGGTCACTCCATCGAGTTCCGCATCAACGGCGAGGACCCGGGCCGCGGCTTCCTCCCGGCGCCCGGCACGGTGACGAAGTTCGCCCCGCCGTCGGGCCCGGGCGTCCGCCTCGACGCGGGCGTCGAGTCCGGCTCCGTGATCGGCCCGGCCTGGGACTCGCTCCTGGCCAAGCTGATCGTCACCGGCGCCACCCGCGAGCAGGCCCTGCAGCGCGCCGCCCGCGCGCTCGCCGAGTTCGAGGTCGAGGGCATGGCCACGGCCATCCCCTTCCACCGCGCGGTCGTCACCGACCCGGCGTTCGCCCCCACCGACGGCAGCCCCTTCACCGTCTTCACCCGGTGGATCGAGACCGAGTTCGTCAACGAGATCCCGGCGTTCACGGCCCCGGCCGCGGATGACATCGAGGACGAGCCGGGCCGCGAGACGGTCGTCGTCGAGGTCGGCGGCAAGCGCCTGGAGGTCTCCCTCCCGTCGTCGCTGGGCATGACCCTGGCCCGCACGGCCGCCGCCGGTGGCGCGAAGCCGAAGCGCCGCGCGGCCAAGAAGTCCGGCCCGGCCGCCTCCGGGGACACCCTCGCCTCCCCGATGCAGGGCACGATCGTCAAGGTCGCGGTCGAGGAGGGCCAGCAGGTCAACGAGGGCGACCTGGTCGTCGTACTCGAAGCCATGAAGATGGAGCAGCCGCTGAACGCGCACCGCTCCGGCACCGTGGTCGGCCTCACCGCCGAGGTCGGCGGCTCGGTCACCTCGGGCGCCACCATCTGCGAGATCAAGGACTGA
- a CDS encoding MFS transporter, whose translation MSAGTKAPADPAGRRVLSAALCASAPAEVLDFLLPLWAGSTLRAGASVVGALIAFEAVLSLIVRPLAGELADRFDQRRVAAAGAGLYALSFAGYALADSLVVAFAAAGLGGAGGALFWVALRAWTGQRSQDGDGASAYGRLLSAEGQGAFVGYLVAFSLLERGGYALLFWLGSAACAVAMASLLRGPRQDPARAGSGRRERWGAAERRLVPLMVVSAVTAAAEAGLWMLLLLRLQAESALSPNEIALVFAPGFVVFVLLPAHAHHLTGRLGRTPTMVASFVASALFAAGLAVVSTPPAVAVLWAVAAACFAAQIPVEQATVAAASGGRIGRAMGLYESARLAGVVVGPLVMGVLYEEAGWVAACGAAAATSALGALVAPYAVRTLGLPPERRKPGPKSADVAADRRAGADRADGGDTDNDNDTDIHRGGGTDMGERQGAGRSSAGAVLGPKEHARNERRDWYIHTVAFALGQLVLWALDSSWLAWQLTDGAVPDEQRGPLVWAGRIWLTIWVIDTIWSWSYTFWPREKKPKSSS comes from the coding sequence GTGAGCGCCGGGACGAAGGCGCCCGCGGATCCGGCCGGGCGCCGGGTCCTGTCGGCGGCGCTGTGCGCGAGCGCCCCGGCGGAGGTGCTCGACTTCCTGCTGCCGCTGTGGGCGGGGTCGACGCTGCGGGCCGGGGCCTCCGTGGTCGGCGCGCTGATCGCCTTCGAGGCGGTGCTGTCGCTGATCGTGCGCCCGTTGGCCGGGGAGCTGGCCGACCGCTTCGACCAGCGGCGGGTGGCGGCGGCCGGTGCGGGTCTGTACGCCCTGTCGTTCGCGGGCTACGCGCTCGCCGACTCCCTGGTCGTGGCCTTCGCCGCGGCGGGCCTGGGAGGCGCCGGTGGGGCCCTGTTCTGGGTCGCGCTGCGGGCCTGGACCGGGCAGCGGTCGCAGGACGGTGACGGCGCCTCCGCCTACGGCAGGCTGCTGTCCGCGGAGGGTCAGGGCGCCTTCGTCGGCTACCTGGTGGCGTTCTCCCTGCTGGAACGCGGTGGCTACGCACTGCTGTTCTGGCTGGGCAGCGCCGCCTGCGCGGTGGCCATGGCCTCCCTGCTGCGCGGGCCCCGGCAGGACCCGGCCCGGGCCGGGTCCGGGCGCCGGGAGCGGTGGGGCGCGGCGGAGCGCCGGCTGGTGCCGCTGATGGTGGTGTCCGCGGTGACGGCCGCGGCCGAGGCTGGGCTGTGGATGCTCCTGCTGCTGCGGTTGCAGGCGGAGTCGGCGCTGTCCCCGAACGAGATCGCGCTGGTCTTCGCGCCCGGCTTCGTGGTGTTCGTCCTGCTGCCGGCGCACGCGCACCACCTCACCGGCAGGTTAGGGCGGACGCCGACCATGGTCGCCTCGTTCGTGGCGAGCGCGCTGTTCGCCGCGGGGCTCGCGGTGGTCTCCACACCGCCCGCCGTCGCCGTCCTGTGGGCCGTGGCCGCCGCCTGTTTCGCCGCGCAGATCCCGGTGGAGCAGGCGACCGTGGCCGCCGCCTCCGGGGGGCGGATCGGCCGGGCCATGGGCCTGTACGAGAGCGCCCGCCTGGCCGGTGTGGTGGTCGGCCCGCTGGTGATGGGCGTGCTCTACGAGGAGGCGGGCTGGGTCGCCGCCTGCGGGGCGGCCGCGGCCACCTCGGCCCTGGGCGCGCTCGTGGCGCCGTACGCGGTCCGCACCCTGGGCCTGCCGCCGGAGCGGAGGAAGCCCGGGCCGAAGTCCGCCGACGTGGCGGCGGACCGTAGGGCCGGAGCGGACCGGGCGGACGGCGGCGACACCGACAACGACAACGACACCGACATCCACAGGGGTGGGGGCACGGACATGGGGGAGCGGCAAGGGGCGGGGCGGTCGTCGGCGGGGGCCGTCCTCGGGCCGAAGGAGCACGCCCGCAACGAGCGGCGGGACTGGTACATCCACACGGTCGCGTTCGCGCTCGGGCAACTGGTCCTGTGGGCCCTGGACTCCAGCTGGCTCGCCTGGCAGCTCACGGACGGCGCCGTGCCCGACGAGCAGCGCGGACCGCTGGTCTGGGCCGGCCGGATCTGGCTGACCATCTGGGTGATCGACACCATCTGGTCCTGGTCGTACACCTTCTGGCCACGGGAGAAGAAGCCGAAGTCGTCGTCCTAG
- a CDS encoding Maf family protein, whose protein sequence is MTATPEPRATGRKLVLASASPARLNLLRQAGLAPHVIVSGFDEDTLNHDEPASLALALAEAKAAVVAGLDEAAGALVIGCDSVLELDGEALGKPADAEEATARWKSMRGRAGVLRTGHCVIDTADGRQVSATASTTVRFGEPTDAEVAAYVASGEPLHVAGAFTLDGLSAPFIDGIDGDHSNVIGLSLPLLRSLLGELDVSITDLWA, encoded by the coding sequence ATGACTGCGACACCAGAGCCCCGGGCGACCGGGCGCAAGCTCGTCCTCGCCTCCGCCTCCCCCGCCCGGCTGAACCTGCTGCGACAGGCCGGGCTCGCCCCGCACGTGATCGTCAGCGGCTTCGACGAGGACACCCTGAACCACGACGAGCCGGCCTCCCTGGCGCTGGCGCTGGCCGAGGCGAAGGCCGCCGTCGTGGCGGGGCTCGACGAGGCCGCGGGCGCCCTGGTGATCGGCTGCGACTCGGTGCTGGAGCTGGACGGCGAGGCGCTGGGCAAGCCGGCGGACGCCGAGGAGGCCACCGCGCGCTGGAAGTCGATGCGCGGGCGGGCGGGCGTGCTGCGCACCGGCCACTGCGTCATCGACACGGCGGACGGCCGGCAGGTCTCCGCCACGGCCTCGACGACGGTCCGCTTCGGTGAGCCCACGGACGCCGAGGTGGCCGCGTACGTGGCGAGCGGGGAGCCCCTGCACGTGGCGGGGGCGTTCACCCTGGACGGGCTGTCGGCGCCGTTCATCGACGGCATCGACGGGGATCACAGCAACGTCATCGGACTGTCGCTGCCGCTGCTGCGTTCCCTGCTGGGCGAACTGGACGTGTCCATCACGGACTTGTGGGCTTGA
- the mmpB gene encoding morphogenic membrane protein MmpB, with protein MLWSDPKNEPPKDMRDAQAMIRRLTVVLALAMLVVVYVLGVGHF; from the coding sequence ATGCTCTGGTCCGACCCGAAGAACGAGCCGCCCAAGGACATGCGCGACGCGCAGGCGATGATCCGGCGGCTGACCGTGGTGCTCGCCCTCGCCATGCTCGTGGTGGTGTACGTCCTGGGTGTGGGCCACTTCTAG
- a CDS encoding acyl-CoA carboxylase epsilon subunit, with translation MIKVVKGNPTPEELAAALAVVQARAAMLAMAPSPAPQVTDEWSAPARVGRRRVPYPGPRAWGRTYWPA, from the coding sequence GTGATCAAGGTCGTCAAGGGCAACCCGACCCCGGAGGAGCTGGCCGCCGCACTGGCGGTGGTTCAGGCGCGCGCGGCGATGCTGGCCATGGCACCGTCGCCCGCCCCTCAGGTCACGGACGAGTGGTCGGCGCCGGCCCGGGTGGGCCGGCGGCGGGTTCCGTATCCCGGGCCGCGCGCCTGGGGCCGTACCTACTGGCCCGCGTAG
- a CDS encoding acyl-CoA carboxylase subunit beta gives MSHPSEPIDMHTTAGKIADLQRRIDEATHAGSARAVEKQHAKGKLTARERVALLLDEGSFVELDEFARHRSTNFGLEKTRPYGDGVVTGYGTVDGRPVAVFSQDFTVFGGALGETYGQKIMKVMDFALKTGCPLVGINDSGGARIQEGVSALGMYGEIFRRNVHASGVIPQISLVVGPCAGGAVYSPAITDFTVMVDQTSHMFITGPDVIKTVTGEDVGFEELGGARTHNSTSGVAHHMAGDEKDAIEYVKSLLAYLPSNNLSEPPSFPEEADTEVSDVDRELDVLIPDSANQPYDMHTVIEHVLDDAEFLETQSLFAPNILTGFGRVEGHPVGVVANQPMQFAGCLDIDASEKAARFVRTCDAFNIPVLTFVDVPGFLPGTDQEYNGIIRRGAKLIYAYAEATVPLITVITRKAFGGAYDVMGSKHLGADLNLAWPTAQIAVMGAQGAVNILHRRTIAEAAPEEVEETRARLIAEYEDALLNPYTAAERGYIDAVTMPSETRAHVVKGLRQLRTKRESLPPKKHGNIPL, from the coding sequence ATGTCACATCCGTCAGAGCCGATCGACATGCACACCACCGCGGGCAAGATCGCGGATCTGCAGCGCCGCATCGACGAAGCCACCCACGCCGGGTCCGCCCGCGCCGTGGAGAAGCAGCACGCCAAGGGCAAGCTGACGGCGCGTGAGCGGGTTGCCCTCCTGCTGGACGAGGGATCCTTCGTCGAGCTCGACGAGTTCGCCCGGCACCGTTCCACCAACTTCGGGTTGGAGAAGACCCGGCCCTACGGCGACGGCGTCGTCACCGGCTACGGCACGGTGGACGGCCGCCCGGTGGCCGTGTTCTCGCAGGACTTCACCGTCTTCGGCGGGGCCCTCGGCGAGACCTACGGCCAGAAGATCATGAAGGTCATGGACTTCGCGCTGAAGACCGGATGCCCCCTCGTCGGCATCAACGACTCCGGCGGCGCCCGGATCCAGGAGGGCGTCAGCGCCCTGGGCATGTACGGCGAGATCTTCCGCCGCAACGTCCACGCGTCCGGCGTGATCCCGCAGATCAGCCTGGTCGTCGGGCCCTGCGCGGGCGGCGCCGTGTACTCCCCCGCCATCACCGACTTCACGGTCATGGTCGACCAGACCTCGCACATGTTCATCACCGGCCCGGACGTCATCAAGACGGTCACCGGCGAGGACGTCGGCTTCGAGGAGCTGGGCGGGGCGCGCACGCACAACAGCACGTCCGGCGTCGCGCACCACATGGCGGGCGACGAGAAGGACGCCATCGAGTACGTGAAGTCACTGCTCGCGTACCTGCCGTCGAACAACCTCTCCGAGCCGCCCTCCTTCCCGGAGGAGGCGGACACCGAGGTCTCCGACGTCGACCGCGAGCTCGACGTGCTGATCCCGGACAGCGCCAACCAGCCGTACGACATGCACACCGTGATCGAGCACGTGCTCGACGACGCGGAGTTCCTGGAGACGCAGTCGCTGTTCGCGCCGAACATCCTGACCGGCTTCGGTCGGGTCGAGGGCCACCCGGTGGGTGTCGTCGCCAACCAGCCGATGCAGTTCGCCGGCTGCCTGGACATCGACGCCTCCGAGAAGGCGGCGCGGTTCGTGCGGACCTGCGACGCCTTCAACATCCCGGTGCTGACCTTCGTGGACGTCCCGGGCTTCCTCCCGGGCACCGACCAGGAGTACAACGGAATCATCCGACGCGGCGCGAAGCTGATCTACGCGTACGCCGAGGCCACCGTTCCGCTGATCACCGTCATCACCCGCAAGGCCTTCGGCGGCGCGTACGACGTCATGGGTTCCAAGCACCTCGGCGCCGACCTGAACCTGGCCTGGCCGACCGCGCAGATCGCCGTCATGGGCGCGCAGGGTGCGGTGAACATCCTGCATCGCCGCACCATCGCGGAGGCCGCTCCCGAGGAGGTGGAGGAGACCCGGGCCCGGCTCATCGCCGAGTACGAGGACGCGCTCCTCAACCCGTACACGGCGGCCGAGCGCGGGTACATCGACGCGGTGACCATGCCGTCCGAGACCCGGGCGCACGTGGTGAAGGGGCTGCGGCAGCTGCGTACCAAGCGGGAGTCCCTGCCCCCGAAGAAGCACGGCAACATTCCGCTCTAG
- a CDS encoding biotin--[acetyl-CoA-carboxylase] ligase — translation MTPSDASAGASSGRWSSLDRPPLNAAALTKALVTGDGLWTSLEVVGSTGSTNTDLATRAARLPEGAVLVAEEQSAGRGRLDRSWVAPARSGLFFSVLLKPGDAVPQERWGWLTLLAGVATATGLSRAAGVDTALKWPNDLLVGVDGEERKTGGILAERVEDGVILGIGLNVSLTEDELPVPAAGSLFLAKASVTDRDPLLRAVLRSLEEWYGRWRAAGGDPAASGLQETYAAGCATLGRHVRAELPGGRTLTGTAEAVDTDGRLVIRTAEGLHETVGAGDVIHLRSVH, via the coding sequence ATGACGCCATCAGATGCCTCAGCAGGAGCTTCCTCCGGTCGCTGGTCGAGCCTGGACCGCCCGCCCCTCAATGCCGCCGCCCTCACGAAGGCGCTCGTCACCGGGGACGGGCTGTGGACCTCGCTGGAGGTCGTGGGCAGTACCGGGTCCACCAATACCGACCTTGCCACTCGGGCGGCGCGGCTGCCCGAGGGAGCCGTGCTCGTCGCCGAGGAGCAGAGCGCCGGGCGCGGGCGGCTGGACCGGAGCTGGGTCGCGCCCGCCCGGTCCGGGCTGTTCTTCTCCGTCCTGCTCAAGCCGGGCGACGCGGTGCCGCAGGAGCGGTGGGGCTGGCTGACGCTGCTGGCCGGGGTGGCGACCGCGACCGGGCTGTCCCGGGCGGCCGGCGTGGACACCGCCCTCAAGTGGCCCAACGACCTGCTGGTCGGCGTGGACGGCGAGGAACGCAAGACCGGCGGAATCCTCGCCGAGCGGGTCGAGGACGGCGTGATCCTCGGGATCGGGCTCAACGTCAGCCTGACGGAGGACGAGCTGCCGGTACCGGCCGCGGGGTCGCTGTTCCTGGCCAAGGCCTCCGTGACCGACCGGGACCCGCTCCTGCGGGCCGTCCTGCGGTCCCTGGAGGAGTGGTACGGCAGGTGGCGCGCGGCCGGTGGCGATCCGGCGGCCAGCGGCCTCCAGGAGACCTACGCGGCGGGCTGCGCGACCCTGGGCCGGCACGTCCGCGCGGAGCTGCCCGGCGGGCGCACCCTCACCGGAACGGCCGAAGCGGTGGACACCGATGGCCGCCTGGTGATCCGTACGGCCGAGGGCCTGCACGAGACGGTGGGCGCGGGCGACGTCATCCACCTGCGTTCCGTGCACTGA
- a CDS encoding adenylate/guanylate cyclase domain-containing protein, with translation MTVDDPTAGASAGGGSASGPGTPIGRDQHTPHHEVDHTAQPTADPLAIRLEQLILGAERRYTPFQAARSAGVSMELASRFWRAMGFADIGQARALTEADVLALRRLAGLVEAGLLSEPMAVQVARSTGQTTARLAEWQIDSFLEGLTEPPEPGMTRTEVTYPLVELLLPELEEFLVYVWRRQLAAATGRVVQVADDDEMVDRRLAVGFADLVGFTRLTRRLEEEELGELVESFETTAADLVAAHGGRLIKTLGDEVLYCADDAATAAEIALRLIETMELDAQMPELRVGIAFGTVTTRMGDVFGTTVNLASRLTSIAPKDAVLVDGAMAEELSRTGAAPVSEKEAETAPDEGASYRFALQPMWQRPVRGLGVVEPWSLTRRKPKNPA, from the coding sequence TTGACCGTCGACGACCCTACGGCCGGCGCGTCCGCCGGTGGCGGCTCCGCGTCCGGCCCGGGCACCCCGATCGGCCGTGACCAGCACACCCCGCACCACGAGGTCGATCACACGGCCCAGCCGACGGCGGATCCGCTCGCCATCCGGCTGGAGCAGCTGATCCTCGGTGCCGAGCGCCGGTACACGCCGTTCCAGGCCGCCCGGAGCGCCGGTGTGTCCATGGAGCTGGCCTCGCGCTTCTGGCGGGCCATGGGCTTCGCCGACATCGGGCAGGCCCGGGCGCTGACCGAGGCCGACGTGCTGGCCCTGCGCCGGCTGGCCGGTCTGGTGGAGGCCGGGCTGTTGTCCGAGCCGATGGCCGTGCAGGTGGCGCGGTCCACCGGGCAGACCACCGCCCGGCTGGCCGAGTGGCAGATCGACTCGTTCCTGGAGGGGCTGACGGAGCCGCCGGAGCCGGGCATGACCCGTACGGAGGTCACGTACCCCCTGGTGGAGCTGCTGCTGCCCGAGCTGGAGGAGTTCCTCGTCTACGTGTGGCGGCGCCAGCTGGCGGCCGCGACCGGGCGCGTGGTGCAGGTGGCCGACGACGACGAGATGGTCGACCGGCGGCTCGCGGTGGGCTTCGCCGACCTGGTGGGCTTCACCCGCCTGACGCGACGGCTGGAGGAGGAGGAGCTCGGCGAGCTGGTCGAGTCCTTCGAGACGACGGCGGCCGACCTGGTGGCCGCGCACGGCGGCCGGCTGATCAAGACCCTCGGTGACGAGGTGCTGTACTGCGCCGACGACGCGGCGACGGCGGCCGAGATCGCGCTGCGGTTGATCGAGACGATGGAGCTCGACGCGCAGATGCCGGAGCTGCGGGTCGGGATCGCCTTCGGCACGGTGACCACCCGGATGGGCGATGTCTTCGGGACCACGGTGAACCTGGCCAGCCGGCTGACCTCCATAGCCCCCAAGGACGCGGTCCTGGTGGACGGGGCGATGGCCGAGGAACTCTCCCGTACCGGGGCCGCCCCGGTATCGGAGAAGGAGGCCGAGACGGCGCCCGACGAGGGCGCGTCCTACCGCTTCGCGCTGCAGCCGATGTGGCAGCGGCCGGTCCGCGGGCTCGGCGTCGTGGAGCCCTGGTCGCTGACGCGACGGAAGCCCAAGAACCCCGCCTGA
- a CDS encoding enoyl-CoA hydratase/isomerase family protein — MSEQRFGEFVAVRREGDGHVAELAMDRPKAMNAVSTEMARSIGAACAALAADPSVRVVVLTSTAERAFCVGADLKERNSFSDTELVRQRPTTRGAYGGVLALPMPTIAAVHGFALGGGFELALACDVIVADETSVVGLPEVSVGVIPGGGGTQLLPRRVGAARAAELIFTARRVEAAEALSLGLVDSLVPAGQDTAEALALASRMAANSPVGLRAAKRALRLGHGMDLEAGLEIEDAAWRTVAFSGDRVEGVAAFNEKRKPNWPGE, encoded by the coding sequence ATGTCTGAGCAGCGCTTCGGAGAGTTCGTCGCGGTACGTCGGGAGGGTGACGGGCACGTCGCGGAGCTGGCGATGGACCGCCCCAAGGCGATGAACGCGGTGTCGACGGAGATGGCCCGGTCGATCGGCGCCGCCTGCGCGGCGCTCGCGGCGGACCCGTCGGTGCGGGTGGTGGTGCTGACCTCCACCGCGGAGCGGGCCTTCTGCGTCGGGGCGGACCTCAAGGAGCGGAACTCCTTCTCGGACACCGAGCTGGTCCGGCAGCGGCCGACCACGCGGGGGGCGTACGGGGGCGTGCTGGCGCTGCCGATGCCCACGATCGCGGCGGTGCACGGGTTCGCGCTGGGCGGCGGCTTCGAGCTGGCCCTGGCCTGTGACGTGATCGTCGCCGACGAGACCTCGGTGGTGGGCCTGCCCGAGGTGTCGGTGGGCGTGATTCCCGGCGGTGGGGGTACGCAGCTGCTGCCGCGCCGGGTGGGTGCGGCGCGGGCCGCGGAGCTGATCTTCACGGCGCGCCGGGTGGAGGCGGCCGAGGCGCTGTCCCTGGGGCTGGTGGACTCGCTGGTCCCGGCCGGCCAGGACACGGCGGAGGCGCTGGCGCTGGCGTCCCGGATGGCGGCGAACTCCCCGGTGGGCCTGCGGGCGGCCAAGCGGGCGCTGCGGCTGGGCCACGGGATGGACCTGGAGGCCGGTCTGGAGATCGAGGACGCGGCCTGGCGGACGGTGGCCTTCTCCGGTGACCGGGTGGAGGGCGTCGCGGCGTTCAACGAGAAGCGCAAGCCGAACTGGCCGGGGGAGTAG